The following coding sequences lie in one Haladaptatus sp. DJG-WS-42 genomic window:
- a CDS encoding enoyl-CoA hydratase-related protein: MPADAVLLDIEEGIATITLNRPDVRNALTHEVSGGILDALSEIEASDARCVIIEGEGGAFSAGGDINAMMKGLEGEYSLPEREQLIVQRTSRAVVRVAEFHLPTIAKIDGVAFGAGANLAIACDILLATEDSKISFGFRQVGLTVDSGTSYFLPRIVGENTAKELVFTGELVDADRAASLGLFNHVYREAEFETKVEEFVEKIATGPSVALRASKRLIRQGMEQSLDQAITNEATAQVMCFATDDHVEGATAFMEKRAPEFEGE, from the coding sequence ATGCCCGCGGATGCCGTCTTGCTCGACATCGAAGAGGGAATTGCGACCATCACGCTGAACCGCCCCGACGTGCGAAACGCCCTCACCCACGAGGTTTCTGGTGGGATTCTTGACGCCCTCTCTGAAATCGAAGCCAGCGACGCACGCTGTGTCATCATCGAAGGCGAAGGTGGTGCGTTCTCCGCCGGCGGTGATATCAACGCGATGATGAAAGGACTCGAAGGAGAATACTCGCTCCCCGAGCGCGAGCAACTCATCGTCCAGCGCACCTCGCGCGCCGTCGTGCGTGTGGCTGAGTTTCATCTCCCAACCATCGCCAAAATCGACGGCGTGGCGTTCGGCGCGGGCGCGAACCTCGCCATCGCCTGTGACATCTTACTCGCTACCGAGGACTCGAAGATTAGCTTCGGCTTCCGGCAGGTCGGCCTCACCGTCGACTCTGGAACCTCGTATTTCCTGCCGCGCATCGTCGGCGAAAACACGGCCAAAGAACTCGTGTTCACCGGCGAACTCGTCGATGCCGACCGCGCAGCGTCACTCGGGTTGTTCAATCACGTCTACCGCGAAGCCGAATTTGAGACGAAAGTCGAGGAGTTCGTCGAGAAGATTGCGACCGGGCCGAGTGTCGCCCTCCGTGCTTCGAAACGGCTCATCCGGCAGGGAATGGAACAGTCGCTCGACCAAGCCATCACGAACGAAGCCACGGCGCAGGTGATGTGTTTCGCCACCGACGACCACGTCGAAGGAGCAACCGCGTTTATGGAAAAGCGCGCGCCTGAGTTCGAAGGCGAGTAA
- a CDS encoding acyl-CoA dehydrogenase family protein has translation MSFQLTPEQEAIRQAVREFGDAEIRPVAREYDESREYPEAIRKKAAEYDFVAPNIPEKYGGAGLDLLSVAVITEELWRADAGIGSAISSAGFGTAMLIKYGDEWMKAEWLPKIAAGESVSASAISEPAHGSNVAGMETQAERDGDEWVINGTKMWITNGNVADVAIVMAKTDPDAGHRGITAFLVPTDTPGFTAHKIDNKLGIHASDLAELTFENLRIPEANVLGEVNKGFYQLMNFFAHGRISVASQALGVAQAAVDEAISYAGEREQFDQPIAEFQAIRHKIADMATNVEAARSLNYRAATAVEADDDELAAKFASMAKLFASEHAVRVADEGLQVHGGAGFVTDHPAERFYRDARITKIYEGTSEIQKNIIADRLL, from the coding sequence ATGTCCTTCCAGCTCACGCCAGAGCAAGAGGCGATTCGACAGGCGGTACGCGAATTTGGCGACGCCGAAATCCGTCCGGTCGCCCGCGAATACGACGAGTCACGCGAGTACCCGGAAGCGATCCGTAAGAAGGCTGCCGAATACGACTTCGTCGCGCCGAACATCCCCGAGAAATACGGCGGTGCAGGCCTCGACTTGCTCTCCGTTGCCGTCATCACTGAAGAACTCTGGCGGGCGGACGCCGGAATTGGCAGCGCTATTTCGAGCGCCGGGTTTGGGACGGCCATGCTCATCAAATACGGCGACGAGTGGATGAAAGCAGAATGGCTCCCAAAAATCGCCGCCGGAGAATCGGTTTCTGCAAGCGCCATCTCAGAGCCAGCCCACGGGTCGAACGTCGCCGGAATGGAGACGCAGGCCGAACGGGATGGTGACGAGTGGGTCATAAACGGCACCAAGATGTGGATTACGAACGGCAACGTCGCGGACGTGGCCATCGTGATGGCGAAAACCGACCCCGACGCGGGCCACCGCGGCATCACGGCCTTTCTCGTCCCGACGGACACGCCCGGTTTCACGGCGCACAAAATCGACAACAAACTCGGTATCCACGCCTCAGACCTCGCCGAACTCACCTTCGAAAACCTCCGCATTCCGGAAGCAAACGTGCTCGGTGAAGTGAACAAAGGTTTCTACCAACTCATGAACTTCTTCGCCCACGGCCGAATTAGCGTCGCCTCGCAGGCGCTTGGCGTCGCACAGGCCGCGGTTGACGAGGCCATTTCGTATGCCGGAGAACGCGAGCAGTTCGACCAGCCAATCGCCGAATTCCAAGCGATTCGCCACAAAATTGCGGACATGGCGACGAACGTCGAAGCTGCGCGGTCGCTCAACTACCGCGCAGCCACGGCCGTTGAAGCCGACGACGACGAGCTCGCCGCAAAGTTCGCATCGATGGCAAAACTGTTCGCAAGCGAGCACGCGGTTCGCGTCGCAGACGAGGGCTTGCAGGTCCACGGCGGGGCGGGCTTCGTCACCGACCACCCCGCAGAGCGCTTCTACCGTGATGCGCGGATTACGAAAATCTACGAGGGTACGTCAGAAATCCAGAAAAACATCATCGCAGACCGACTGCTCTAA
- a CDS encoding 3-hydroxyacyl-CoA dehydrogenase encodes MVVEGIQRVTVLGAGNMGHGIAEVTAIAGYDVTLRDIEREYVEKGHGQIQWSLEKLEAKGQLDESASAILDRIDLAVDLEKAIADADLVIEAAPERLSIKQSIFSELSEYAPADAILATNTSSLSITQIAKVVENPARVVGLHFFNPPVKMPLVEVIYGEETSEAIATKAANFVESIDKTPIYVRKDVNGFVVNSVLGPFLDEPAWMVSEDAGTVRDIDATMVYERGYPMGPFELADMTGIDISHSVREEADKPIAPAMQARVDAEEYGRKSGKGWYDYDDGGADYTEDDVSGEVDTLRIEARMINEAAKLVDQAVSIPSEIDTGMKLGAGFPEGPCARADEIGLDVVLDTLRDYDERTDADRFVPSSYLVSLVEEGKTGKATGEGFYTYD; translated from the coding sequence ATGGTAGTAGAGGGGATACAGCGCGTGACGGTGCTCGGCGCGGGGAACATGGGTCACGGCATCGCGGAGGTGACTGCCATCGCGGGCTACGACGTGACGCTCCGCGACATCGAACGCGAGTACGTAGAGAAGGGACACGGCCAGATACAGTGGAGTCTCGAAAAGCTGGAAGCGAAAGGACAACTCGACGAATCAGCGTCAGCCATCCTCGACCGCATCGACCTCGCGGTTGACTTAGAAAAGGCCATCGCGGACGCAGACCTCGTCATCGAAGCCGCGCCAGAACGACTTTCGATAAAACAGAGCATTTTCTCAGAACTCTCCGAATACGCACCAGCCGATGCGATTCTAGCGACAAACACCTCGTCGCTGTCGATTACGCAGATTGCGAAGGTGGTCGAAAACCCGGCGCGCGTGGTTGGCTTGCACTTTTTTAACCCACCGGTAAAGATGCCGCTCGTGGAGGTCATCTACGGCGAGGAGACGAGCGAAGCGATTGCCACGAAGGCGGCCAACTTTGTCGAATCCATCGACAAGACGCCAATTTACGTCCGCAAGGATGTGAACGGCTTCGTCGTGAACTCCGTGCTCGGGCCGTTTCTCGATGAACCTGCATGGATGGTCTCAGAAGACGCGGGAACCGTCCGCGACATCGACGCGACGATGGTGTACGAGCGGGGCTACCCGATGGGGCCGTTCGAACTCGCAGACATGACTGGCATCGACATTTCCCATAGCGTGCGAGAAGAAGCGGATAAGCCAATCGCTCCGGCCATGCAAGCGCGTGTGGACGCAGAGGAGTACGGGCGAAAATCGGGCAAAGGCTGGTACGACTACGACGACGGAGGCGCTGACTACACCGAAGACGACGTATCCGGCGAAGTCGATACCCTTCGCATCGAAGCGCGGATGATAAACGAGGCGGCGAAACTCGTAGACCAAGCCGTCTCCATCCCGAGTGAGATAGATACGGGGATGAAACTCGGTGCGGGCTTCCCCGAGGGGCCATGTGCGCGGGCAGACGAGATTGGGCTTGACGTGGTGCTCGATACCCTTCGTGACTACGACGAACGCACGGACGCAGACCGCTTTGTGCCAAGCTCGTATCTCGTCTCGCTCGTTGAAGAGGGGAAAACCGGAAAAGCCACAGGCGAAGGCTTCTACACCTACGACTGA
- a CDS encoding phosphotransferase family protein, which yields MSDHSEEYFSRIVDEEKLAEFLEAELGAVTEYDVRHHKEGHSNETLFVTWGDLELVIRRPPPGETAESAHDVLREYKVMNALQDTPVRVPRTILGTDDHSVLGCDFYVMEKEAGDVLRRDEPERFAHPEPREQVGEQLVDALAEIHETDYEAVGLGEFGYPEGYTERQVSRWKKQFDWASEVTEKDRTVSGVEEVYDWLVENTPESHDHTLVHGDYKLDNVMFGPGTPPEIVGVFDWELSTLGDPLCDLGWMLAYWRDDGDEPPAVPDLMARFMEREGYPSRQALVDRYEEQTGREFVHERFYRTLAVFKLIGLGEMFYRRYLEGNSDDDLYPQMETQVQQLTDRAKRIIDGKESL from the coding sequence GTGAGCGATCATTCAGAGGAGTACTTCTCGCGCATCGTAGACGAGGAGAAACTCGCCGAGTTCCTCGAAGCCGAGTTAGGCGCGGTCACAGAGTACGACGTTCGCCACCACAAAGAGGGCCACTCAAACGAGACGCTGTTCGTGACGTGGGGCGACCTCGAACTCGTTATTCGCCGCCCACCACCGGGTGAGACTGCAGAGTCCGCCCACGACGTGCTCCGCGAGTACAAGGTGATGAACGCCCTGCAGGACACGCCTGTCCGCGTGCCGCGCACCATCCTCGGCACGGACGACCACTCCGTGCTCGGGTGTGACTTCTACGTGATGGAAAAAGAAGCGGGCGACGTGCTCCGCCGAGACGAACCAGAGCGCTTTGCCCACCCCGAGCCGCGCGAACAGGTCGGCGAACAGCTCGTCGATGCGCTCGCGGAGATTCACGAGACGGACTACGAAGCCGTCGGTCTCGGTGAGTTTGGCTATCCAGAGGGCTACACCGAGCGGCAGGTTAGCCGCTGGAAAAAGCAGTTCGACTGGGCGAGCGAAGTCACGGAAAAAGACCGTACCGTTTCCGGCGTCGAAGAAGTGTACGACTGGCTCGTCGAAAACACGCCAGAAAGCCACGACCACACGCTCGTCCACGGCGACTACAAACTCGACAACGTGATGTTCGGGCCGGGGACGCCTCCCGAAATCGTCGGCGTGTTCGACTGGGAACTTTCGACGCTCGGGGACCCACTCTGTGACCTCGGCTGGATGCTCGCCTACTGGCGCGACGACGGTGATGAACCGCCCGCAGTGCCTGACTTGATGGCGCGATTCATGGAGCGCGAGGGCTACCCAAGCCGCCAAGCCCTCGTTGACCGCTACGAAGAACAGACTGGCCGAGAGTTCGTCCACGAGCGCTTCTACCGGACGCTCGCGGTGTTCAAACTCATCGGTCTCGGTGAAATGTTCTACCGGCGATATCTCGAAGGCAACAGCGACGACGACCTCTACCCGCAGATGGAGACGCAGGTCCAACAGCTCACAGACCGCGCCAAACGCATCATCGACGGTAAAGAGTCGCTCTGA
- a CDS encoding NAD-dependent deacylase — protein MDEALSQAATAIQEADAVVALTGAGVSTASGIPDFRSEDGLWQKHDPQSFHFSRFHADPEGFWRDRLSMFEDIYAGGDIAPNDAHVALAALEAAGHLDTLITQNIDGLHREAGSEDLIELHGTGAAVACMDCGERADAAPTWEEVKAGNVPPRCALCDGIVKPAVVLFGESMPEVAMSRAHSLATSCDVFLVAGSSLSVEPAASLPRIAARNGATTIYVNLADTGFDADYTFDADVTDVLPRLVSAVRKP, from the coding sequence ATGGACGAGGCACTCTCGCAGGCGGCCACCGCAATCCAGGAGGCAGACGCTGTTGTCGCGCTCACGGGCGCAGGCGTTAGCACTGCCTCTGGCATCCCCGACTTTCGCAGCGAAGACGGTCTCTGGCAGAAACACGACCCACAGAGCTTTCACTTCAGCCGGTTTCACGCAGACCCCGAAGGATTTTGGCGCGACCGCCTTTCGATGTTCGAAGACATCTACGCCGGGGGCGATATCGCGCCCAACGACGCTCACGTCGCGCTCGCGGCCCTCGAAGCTGCGGGCCACCTCGACACGCTCATCACCCAGAACATCGACGGCCTGCACCGCGAGGCAGGCTCTGAAGACCTCATCGAACTCCACGGTACGGGCGCAGCAGTCGCCTGCATGGACTGCGGCGAGCGCGCCGACGCAGCCCCGACGTGGGAGGAAGTCAAAGCCGGAAACGTCCCGCCGCGCTGTGCGTTGTGTGACGGTATCGTAAAGCCTGCCGTCGTGCTGTTCGGCGAATCCATGCCCGAGGTGGCGATGTCGCGTGCGCACTCGCTCGCCACATCCTGTGACGTGTTTCTCGTCGCGGGGTCATCGCTCTCGGTTGAACCGGCCGCTTCACTCCCACGCATCGCGGCGAGAAACGGCGCGACGACCATCTACGTGAACTTAGCCGACACCGGCTTCGACGCTGACTACACCTTCGACGCTGACGTGACCGACGTGCTCCCGCGACTCGTCTCCGCGGTCCGCAAGCCCTAG
- a CDS encoding cupin domain-containing protein, which produces MDYGVAHTKDVPVTDLSEIEELPPDLNIRSLDDALGLEKMNAKLWYLEPGEQIGYHAHSEQEEFYYVIEGTFSLKLGRSGEEEIHEVGPGTFFAAGPEIGHGYRNVGDEQGVVLAIGTPPVHDPGLDPHALD; this is translated from the coding sequence ATGGACTACGGCGTTGCCCACACCAAAGACGTGCCCGTGACCGACCTCTCTGAAATCGAGGAACTCCCACCAGACCTCAATATCCGCTCGCTCGACGATGCGCTTGGCTTAGAAAAGATGAACGCGAAGCTCTGGTACCTCGAACCCGGCGAGCAGATTGGCTATCACGCCCATTCAGAACAGGAGGAGTTCTACTACGTCATCGAAGGTACGTTCTCGCTGAAACTGGGGCGTTCTGGAGAAGAAGAAATCCACGAAGTCGGCCCGGGGACGTTCTTTGCGGCTGGCCCAGAAATCGGCCACGGCTATCGCAACGTCGGCGACGAACAGGGGGTTGTGCTGGCGATTGGAACGCCACCGGTACACGACCCCGGCTTAGACCCACACGCGCTCGATTAG
- a CDS encoding glutaredoxin domain-containing protein: MSLTLYRLEGCPWCELVVDKLEELNVEFESVWVEALHSKRNEVKRVSGQRGVPVLVDEEYGVTMAESAKINEYLEASYA; this comes from the coding sequence ATGAGCCTCACTCTCTACCGACTCGAAGGCTGTCCGTGGTGTGAACTCGTCGTGGACAAACTCGAAGAACTCAATGTCGAGTTCGAGAGCGTCTGGGTCGAAGCCCTCCACTCGAAGCGAAACGAAGTCAAACGCGTCTCCGGCCAGCGGGGCGTCCCCGTGCTGGTTGATGAAGAGTACGGCGTGACGATGGCCGAGTCTGCGAAAATAAACGAGTATCTCGAAGCCTCCTACGCCTAA
- a CDS encoding redoxin domain-containing protein, which yields MPPATGERAPNFTALYCDGETFREASLDAVLGERGGVLVFSGFTGSAITHNWWTRYAKAGWDEFDGMTVTGVTRDGPYAQNAFLRALDSPFSLFADVDARAISAFDLLCEREGMAGVSTARRAVFVLNANRVVQYRWLAEDWISPVPRKEIEAAIAGC from the coding sequence ATGCCACCAGCCACAGGCGAGCGAGCACCCAACTTCACGGCCCTGTACTGTGACGGCGAAACCTTCCGCGAAGCCAGCCTCGATGCCGTCCTTGGCGAACGCGGCGGCGTCCTCGTCTTTTCCGGATTTACCGGAAGCGCCATCACTCACAATTGGTGGACGCGCTATGCGAAGGCTGGCTGGGACGAGTTCGATGGGATGACCGTCACCGGCGTCACGCGCGACGGGCCGTATGCACAAAATGCCTTCCTGCGCGCCCTCGACAGCCCGTTTTCGCTGTTCGCAGACGTAGACGCCCGCGCTATCTCCGCGTTCGACCTCCTCTGCGAACGCGAAGGGATGGCTGGCGTCTCGACGGCGCGCAGAGCCGTGTTCGTCCTCAATGCGAACCGTGTCGTCCAGTATCGCTGGCTTGCTGAGGACTGGATTTCACCGGTGCCACGCAAGGAGATTGAAGCCGCAATCGCCGGGTGTTGA
- a CDS encoding GNAT family N-acetyltransferase, with the protein MRPSIHVVESDAEYEAALSVRFRVFVEEQNVPEDLEVDEYEADCVHFVAYIDDEAVGAARLRPLDDERAKVERVAVLEPYRGNGLGFELMACVESEAHARGYNHLILNSQVHAKPFYERLGYLQQGDEFEEAGIPHVKMDKLF; encoded by the coding sequence ATGCGTCCGTCTATCCACGTCGTCGAGTCCGACGCGGAGTATGAAGCTGCTCTCTCCGTTCGATTCCGGGTTTTCGTAGAGGAGCAAAACGTTCCAGAAGACTTGGAAGTTGATGAGTACGAAGCCGACTGCGTCCACTTCGTCGCGTACATCGATGATGAGGCCGTTGGAGCCGCGCGGCTTCGCCCGCTCGACGACGAACGGGCGAAAGTAGAGCGCGTGGCCGTCCTCGAACCGTATCGCGGTAACGGGCTTGGCTTCGAACTCATGGCTTGTGTCGAGTCAGAGGCCCACGCACGCGGCTACAACCATCTCATCCTCAACTCACAAGTGCACGCAAAGCCGTTCTACGAGCGCCTTGGGTACCTCCAGCAAGGAGACGAGTTCGAAGAAGCAGGCATCCCCCACGTCAAAATGGACAAACTGTTTTAG
- a CDS encoding acyl-CoA dehydrogenase family protein has product MPAENNHGGVSFEVDEETRLIRQSLDQFIEREVRPLEAELGEVYANPRLQHETDGRLVPEVLDAVETIRKKSADAGFYAMNLPERVGGEGVSTVTWYRAKKHVAAKGTGLTRHILAGPEGPKPLLLQADATQTETYLKPVVRGEQSTAFAQTEPGAGSDSPNMQTTARKQGEEWVITGRKQWITNAPYADFVQVFARTTPQETAGRYGGITCFIVEADEYELGSMNNAVGMEGMQAELIFDEVRVPDSRVLGAVDEAFYTAMDFLSLGRLELGAEAVGYASHLVDECVSYANDREAFGQPIGEFQQISAKIARGKARLDAAAAAGLRCAWLMARDEDAIQASSAFKWLATDAYWQLADDAVQVHGGNGVAEENPFMDHLHLARILRIVEGTDEIQLNTIAKQLGL; this is encoded by the coding sequence ATGCCCGCAGAAAACAACCACGGCGGGGTTTCTTTCGAAGTGGACGAAGAAACCCGACTCATCCGCCAGAGCCTCGACCAATTCATCGAACGCGAAGTCAGACCACTCGAAGCCGAGTTGGGTGAGGTGTACGCCAATCCGCGATTGCAACACGAAACGGACGGACGGCTCGTTCCCGAAGTGCTCGATGCGGTCGAGACCATCCGCAAGAAGAGCGCAGACGCAGGTTTCTACGCGATGAATTTGCCCGAACGCGTGGGTGGCGAAGGCGTCTCGACGGTGACGTGGTATCGCGCGAAAAAACATGTTGCCGCCAAAGGAACCGGTCTCACCCGTCATATTCTCGCCGGGCCAGAGGGGCCAAAGCCACTCTTACTGCAGGCGGATGCAACGCAAACCGAGACCTACCTGAAACCAGTCGTCCGCGGCGAGCAATCGACGGCGTTCGCACAGACCGAACCCGGGGCTGGCTCAGACTCTCCAAATATGCAGACGACGGCGCGAAAGCAAGGCGAAGAGTGGGTGATAACCGGCCGAAAGCAGTGGATTACGAACGCACCCTACGCCGACTTCGTGCAGGTGTTCGCGCGGACGACGCCTCAAGAAACAGCGGGACGCTACGGCGGCATTACGTGCTTTATCGTCGAAGCGGACGAGTACGAACTTGGCTCGATGAACAACGCCGTCGGCATGGAAGGTATGCAGGCAGAACTCATCTTTGACGAGGTTCGCGTCCCTGATTCGCGCGTGCTTGGGGCGGTCGATGAGGCGTTCTACACCGCGATGGACTTCCTCTCGCTCGGCCGCCTTGAGCTCGGTGCCGAAGCCGTGGGCTACGCCAGTCACCTCGTAGACGAGTGTGTTTCCTACGCGAACGACCGCGAAGCGTTCGGCCAGCCCATTGGCGAGTTCCAGCAAATTTCTGCGAAAATCGCTCGCGGGAAGGCACGGCTCGATGCTGCAGCGGCTGCGGGGCTTCGTTGTGCGTGGCTGATGGCACGCGACGAAGACGCGATACAGGCGTCGTCTGCGTTCAAATGGCTTGCGACGGACGCCTACTGGCAACTCGCAGACGACGCGGTGCAGGTTCACGGTGGCAACGGCGTCGCAGAGGAAAACCCGTTCATGGATCACCTCCACCTTGCGCGAATCCTTCGTATCGTGGAAGGAACAGACGAAATTCAGCTAAACACGATTGCGAAGCAACTCGGCCTCTAA
- a CDS encoding CaiB/BaiF CoA-transferase family protein codes for MDLSGVRILDLTRLLPGPYATQLLSDLGADVIKVEDTGAGDYARAMAPLTDEGIGAVFDGVNRGKRSVAIDLKAAAGQEAFYKLVESADVVFESFRPGVTERLGIDYDTLTERNPKLVYCSLSGFGQTGPLADAVGHDLNYIGLAGMLDMTREDETSKPQIPGYPTADMAGGLFCAFSIVSGLLSRELGNGGSYVDVSMTDVVLSFSHALAAPAFDGETPRPGETMLTGEYPWYDVYAAKDGYVTLAALEPKFWEAFCEAVGRTDLIAAHMTEDPAEREALREELSNLFAGKTRDEWVDLLSAVDAAFGGVYTLTEALNHPQIASRIVKRPEDGRPRIGFPAVTDRTPETDESLPAQGEHTEAVLRDVGLSPFNIDTLRRDGVID; via the coding sequence ATGGATCTCTCTGGTGTTCGCATCCTCGATTTAACTCGACTCCTGCCCGGTCCCTACGCCACCCAACTCCTCTCTGACCTCGGCGCAGATGTCATCAAAGTTGAGGACACCGGCGCGGGCGACTACGCGCGAGCAATGGCGCCACTCACCGACGAGGGCATCGGCGCGGTGTTCGACGGCGTGAATCGCGGCAAACGAAGCGTCGCCATCGACCTGAAAGCAGCCGCTGGACAGGAAGCGTTCTACAAACTCGTCGAAAGTGCAGACGTAGTGTTTGAAAGCTTTCGCCCGGGCGTCACAGAACGGTTGGGAATCGACTACGACACGCTCACTGAGCGCAACCCGAAACTCGTCTACTGCTCGTTGTCTGGGTTCGGACAGACCGGCCCGCTTGCAGACGCCGTTGGCCACGACTTGAATTATATCGGCCTCGCAGGGATGCTCGATATGACCCGCGAAGACGAGACGTCGAAGCCCCAAATTCCGGGCTACCCGACAGCGGACATGGCTGGCGGCCTCTTTTGTGCGTTCTCCATCGTAAGCGGCCTTCTCTCACGCGAACTCGGTAACGGTGGAAGCTACGTTGACGTGTCGATGACCGATGTCGTCCTCTCGTTTTCTCACGCCCTCGCCGCCCCCGCCTTCGACGGTGAGACGCCGCGGCCGGGCGAAACGATGCTCACCGGCGAGTACCCGTGGTACGACGTGTACGCCGCGAAAGACGGCTACGTAACGCTCGCCGCGCTCGAACCGAAGTTCTGGGAAGCCTTCTGTGAGGCAGTCGGTAGAACCGACCTCATCGCTGCCCACATGACCGAGGACCCGGCAGAGCGCGAGGCCCTCCGCGAGGAGCTCTCGAACCTCTTTGCCGGGAAAACGCGTGACGAGTGGGTCGACCTCCTCAGCGCTGTGGACGCCGCCTTCGGCGGGGTGTACACGCTCACCGAAGCCCTCAACCACCCACAAATCGCATCTCGCATCGTCAAACGACCCGAAGACGGCCGCCCGCGCATCGGCTTCCCGGCCGTCACCGACCGAACCCCTGAGACGGACGAATCGCTTCCCGCACAGGGCGAACACACCGAAGCGGTGCTGCGAGACGTGGGTCTCTCGCCGTTCAACATCGACACACTGCGCCGCGACGGCGTTATCGACTGA
- a CDS encoding LLM class flavin-dependent oxidoreductase, with translation MRLGLLLPHIGTVNPTELAVRAEDLGYGSVWLGELWGSDSTIQLTAIAGETDDIEIGTAILNVFSRSPAVLAMTAATLDRVSDGRFTLGLGTSTPKAIEDLHGMPFDRPVRRSHETIELVKQFLGGGDERVNYDGELFETKDFPPLDADVEVYHAALGPANRRVVARLADGWIPHNIPFPHVEAAFEYVAEHAEKAGRDPDDITVAPYIPSAVSDDEAEAHDAIRGHIAYYVGSGKGYQRAVAQLFPEEADAVADAWRSGDRKGAAAEVTDEMVAALGVSGTPEQARDRLRDVIANPAIDRPLITIPNQTAEQLAEQTIEALSPSNL, from the coding sequence ATGCGACTTGGCCTGTTACTGCCGCACATTGGTACCGTCAATCCGACAGAGCTTGCAGTTCGCGCAGAGGACTTGGGTTATGGCTCCGTCTGGCTCGGGGAACTCTGGGGATCTGACTCGACGATTCAGCTCACTGCTATCGCCGGAGAGACCGACGATATCGAGATTGGCACGGCGATTCTCAACGTTTTCTCGCGCTCGCCTGCCGTCCTCGCCATGACCGCCGCCACGTTAGACCGCGTCTCAGATGGCCGGTTCACCCTCGGCCTCGGGACGAGCACGCCAAAGGCAATCGAAGACCTCCATGGCATGCCCTTCGACCGCCCTGTGCGCCGCTCGCACGAAACCATCGAACTCGTCAAACAGTTCCTCGGCGGCGGCGACGAGCGCGTGAACTACGACGGTGAACTATTCGAGACAAAGGACTTCCCGCCGCTTGACGCCGACGTTGAGGTGTACCACGCCGCGCTCGGCCCCGCAAACCGCCGCGTGGTTGCGCGCCTCGCAGACGGGTGGATTCCACACAACATTCCGTTCCCGCACGTAGAAGCGGCGTTCGAGTACGTCGCAGAACACGCAGAGAAGGCGGGCCGCGACCCGGACGACATCACCGTCGCGCCCTACATTCCGTCTGCCGTGAGCGACGACGAGGCGGAAGCCCACGACGCGATTCGGGGACACATCGCGTACTACGTCGGCAGTGGGAAGGGCTACCAACGCGCCGTCGCCCAGTTGTTCCCCGAGGAAGCAGACGCCGTCGCAGACGCGTGGCGCAGCGGTGACCGCAAAGGTGCGGCGGCCGAAGTCACAGACGAGATGGTGGCAGCCCTCGGCGTCTCTGGGACGCCCGAACAGGCACGCGACCGACTCCGCGATGTGATAGCGAATCCGGCCATCGACCGGCCGCTCATCACCATTCCGAATCAGACAGCTGAACAGTTAGCCGAACAGACGATTGAGGCGCTATCGCCGTCGAATCTCTGA